The Actinobacillus suis ATCC 33415 DNA segment AATATGATTATGTACGTCTCGGCGTGCCACTCGATAGCCAAGCTGATCGTTATAACCGAATTGCAGCTGCGCCAAAATATGGCGTAAATATTGCCCGCTTGCTTTCAGCGTATTCTGTAGATTTTGATGTAAATTTAAATATTTCCAGTCCGGATAAATAAACGAAACCGCCAACCACGCAATTGCCGTGCCTAATAGTGTATCGAACAAGCGAGGCAATAACGCATTTTGTGCGCCTAAGCCCGCCACATCTAGGCTCACAAACACCAACAGCGTAATAAAAAAGGTGGAAGAGCCGTAATTGCTTACCCTAAAAAAGTAATACAAACTGCCGGTTAAGGTAATTAGCCCTAATTGTGCTTCCAAACTCGGTGAAAAATATTGGAAACAATAGCCGACAACCACCCCGAGCATTGTTCCAATCACTCGCTGAATTAAACGTTTTTTGGTGGCGGAATAATTCGGCTGACAAACAAAAATCGCAGTCAGCAAAATCCAGTAGCCTTTGTTATCTAAGCCGGATAAAAACACCAGTAAACTACAAGCGAATACCACTAACGATAAACGTAACGCATGACGAAATAGCTGTGAAGAAAGCGTACATTGGCTGCGAATTGCCGAAAACATATTGCGTAAACCTGAGACATTTTCCGCCGTTAAGCGGGCGGATTTGGCAAAATCTTTGCGTAAATTATCTACTGATGTCTGTTGCTCAATTTGGCTTAATTGCCCTTCAATATTGCGTAAGTTCTCGGCAATTGATAGCCAACGATGCGCACTATGTAGCCCTCTTGCCTGATGATAATTCAATGAATTCAACAAACCTTGTAGCGCTTTCTCGCCCCGCACACTGTGTTGATAGCTCTCTCGATGACGCAGCGCTGAAGCGATTCGTTGGCAAGCTATCGCCTGAAGTTCCATCACTCGCTGAAACCGGAACATTAAATCGCTATTGCTGAGTTGTTGAAAAAGTTCATGGTATTGATAATGACTGGAACTTGCGCGTTCTAAAATATCTTGTGCAGTAAAGTAATAGCGCAATAAACGGCGGGTGCGAACATGGCGATGTTGCCCTTGTAAACGATAAAACAGTGAAACTCGAGTTTGGTCGAAAGCCGCCATCACTTGCTGATTTGCCTTTGCCAACGCCAATTGCTTAGCCGGCAAATCATCATCGTCCGGATCAAAATATTCTGATTTTGCCTGTAAATAAGCGGCTAACGCATCATACGCTTTCGCTAAGTTTTCCTGCACCAAACGATTCGGAAAACATAAATGCACGACAATACTGACCAGCCCATATAACAGCGCACCGGCTAAAATCATTAACGGACTGCCGTACCAACTATCGTCTGCGCTGTAGGTTAGGCAAGTATAAACCGACACAATTAACGTGCCGAAAGCAATCGTACTATAACGCTGCCCAATCGCCCCCAACATCACTAATGCAAAAGTACTAACCATTGCCACCGGCAAAAACAACCAACCTACACTGAGCGACCACTGCGCACTCAAAGTGGATAACGAAAAAGCGACTAAACTCAGCGCTAAATTCTTTACTCTGCCGGTTAAACTGCTATCTAAATCTACTAAACCGCCGGCAATTACCCCCAGCACCAATGGCATAGCAAGATGTGACATCTGTAATTGCCACACCACAACCGAAACAAGGTTTATCGCAATAAAGATAGGGAACGTTTTAATAATATTTTCCGACAACCAGTCGGTTTGAATCTTTTTGAATAGGCTTTTCATAGGCTACAAGCGGTCGAATTTATGCAAAAGTTTGCAAATTTTAAAGCAAATTCAACCGCTTGCAAAAGAGAATGGCGAGATATTTCTTTGTGCATTACCTAAGCGGTGAAGATTTTAAAAATTTGCGCAAATAATCACGCCTTTTGCATTGACTAACGGAGGATAATGGCTAGAATCAGATAAATCACTCTTAATATAAAGGACCCATCCTAATGAACTTATACAACATCAAACATCCCGAAGAACAAGTTAATTTTGCACAAGGCGTGCGCCAAGGTTTAGGTAAAGATCAGGGCTTATTTTTCCCTGAAGTGTTACCAAAATTTGACGATATCGAGGCGTTACTCGATTTACCTTTAGTTGAGCGCAGTCAAAAAATTCTTACGGCACTGATTGGTGAAGAGCTTCCGCAAGAAACGGTAAATGCGATGGTAAAAAATGCGTTTACCTTCCCGGCACCGCTCACAAAAGTGAATGACGACATTTATGCACTTGAGCTGTTCCACGGCCCGACATTGGCGTTTAAAGACTTCGGCGGTCGTTTTATGGCACAAGCACTGGCAAGCGTGCGTGGTGACGGCAAAATTACCATTTTAACCGCAACCTCAGGCGACACCGGCGCAGCAGTTGCACACGCATTCTACGGTTTAGAAAATATCAATGTGGTGATCCTTTATCCAAAAGGCAAAATCAGCCCGTTACAAGAAAAATTATTCTGTACCTTAGGTGGTAACATTCGTACCGTTGCGATCGAATCGGACTTTGACGCTTGCCAAGCGTTAGTAAAACAAGCGTTTGACGATGCCGAATTACGTCAAGCGATCGGCTTAAACTCAGCAAACTCAATCAATATCAGCCGTTTATTAGCGCAAGTTTGTTATTATTTTGAAGCGGTAGCGCAATTACCGAAAGAAAAACGTTCAGATGTTGTGGTTTCTGTGCCAAGCGGTAACTTCGGTAACTTAACAGCAGGTTTAATCGCAAAAACCTTAGGTTTACCAATCAAACGTTTTATCGCATCAACTAATGCGAACGACACCGTGCCACGTTATTTAAAATCAGGCAAATGGGAACCGAATGCGACGGTTGCGACCCTGTCAAATGCAATGGACGTAAGCCGCCCGAACAACTGGCCACGAGTGGAAGAATTATTTAAACGCAACGGCTGGGCGCTAACCGATTTAGGTTCGGCGGCATTAAACGATGCGGAAACCGAAGCGGCATTAAAAACACAATATGCGGAAGGTTACTTATGCGAACCGCACGGTGCAATCGCTTACCAAGTGTTAAAAGATCAGCTTCAAGCAGGTGAAACCGGTATTTTCCTCTGCACCGCTCACCCAGCAAAATTCAAAGAATCGGTAGAGCGCATTTTAGAGATCGAATTACCACTACCGGAAGCGTTAGATAAACACAATAAAATGGAATTGTTATCTGACACCATGCCGGCAGATTTCGCAAAATTACGTGAATATTTATTAGCAGGTAACTAATCTATTTAGCTTAAACAAGCGGTAAGTTTCTGAATGAATTTTGTCATTCAGACTTACCGTTTTTTTATGGAGAAAATATGAATAAGTGGTTCAAAAATCTAATCTCATATAGTGAATTTCATTGTAATAAAATGCCAAACTGGTTAAAGGTTATTTTTGCTGCAATGATTTCAGGAGCAATTCTATTAAACCCAAAATCTTTTGTAGAATTATTAGATTTAAATTTTGAGGACGTTAAAACACTTAATAGCTTTTGGACAATATTTACTTTAATTGCTTCTGCACCAGTCGCTTTTATTATTTGGCATTTTCGAGATCAAAATATATCTCAACAAATTGAAAATGCTCGTAAGGATACTAACTTAAAAGAATTTCAGAAATTAGAGAATCCTGACTGGTTAATTACGTTTGAGTAAAAAGATCTTTATTATCAAGAGTATTATGATAGCCCCCACATCCCGACGGATGTTGATAATTAATTGAAATATAAAAGCCTCCCACTGAAGTGGGAGTAAGATACATAAAGAGCCACAGCGTGGCTCAACAGGCTCGAAGAGCCCCCTAACCACGTACGGCTCGTGCGTGGTTATATGCTCAGCTAGAGCTGAAATGAAAACCACAAGCGGTCAATTCTTCAATAACACAAGCAAAAATAAAGGCACTCGACAGAGTCGAGCGCCATCAGAAAAAGAGCTTCTCAGCTCAATCAACATTTAGCTAATCGCTTGATTTCGTCTGTTTTGCAATACAAACACTAAAACGAGTAACAACGCACAAGCTAATGAGATAATGAATAACGTGCTGAAGAAACCGTTCCATTTGAATTGTTCGATAATCAATGATAACGGTAAACCGGCAATTGCCGCACCAATATAGGCAAATAAACTCACAAAACCAGTTGATGCGCCAGATGCATATTTATGTGAGTTTTCCGCTGCCGCCATCGCAATTAAGAATTGTGGTCCAAAGATAAAAAAGCCCATCAAGAAAAATAAACTCGACATAATGAATTTATCATCACTTGGAATCAACCATAACCCCAAAGCCACCGAAATAATTCCTAACACATAAATAATGTTCATTTGTGTGCGGTTACCTTTAAAGAACTTATCGGAACCCCAACCGGCAAATAATGCCCCTAAAAAGCCCCCGATTTCAAAGAATGCGATAACCGTATTCGCTTGCAATAAATCATAATGATGGGTCTCGGTTAAATATAAATTACCCCAGTCATTAATACCGGTTCTGACGATATAAACCAAACCATAAGAAATCGCCAACGCCCAAATGATTTTATTTTTAAAGACGTATTGTTTGAGAATTTCCCATGTGGTTAAGCCTAAGCCGTCACTTTCATGTTTTTGTTCCGCAATATCATTACGCCACTCCCCTACGGTCGGCAGCCCCATTGAAGCTGGTCTGTCTCGCAATAAAACACACAAACCAATCCCGACAACAACCGCAATCACACCAGGAATAATCATTCCGTAACGCCAGCCCCAGGCTAAAGTTGCCGCCCCTGCGAGTAACGGAATCACCGCTCCGCCTAAATTATGCGACGTATTCCAAATCGCCCACCATAAACCACGCTCATTACGAGAATACCAAGTATTTAAAATTTTTGAGCATGGCGGCCAGCCCCAGCCTTGGAAGAACGCATTAATCATCCACAACGTAACGAACATAAAAATGGAAGAACTCATCCCAAAGAAGATATTCACCAAGCCGGTTGCCATTAAGCCTAATCCCATAAAATATCTCGGATTAGAACGATCTCCGATGACACCGGATAAAAACTTAGATACACCGTAGGTCAAATAAAACGCCGTCCCCATCATACCGATATCCGCTTTTTGCAGCCCCAAATCAGTCAACATTGCCGGCATCACAAAATTAAAACCTTTACGGGTAAAATAGAAAACTGCATAACCGACATAACTGACCAACATCAACTGTATCCGCCAATAACGATAGGTTTTATCGATCTCCTCTTTTGTTTTGGTCACAGGAAGATCCGGCGCTTCTTTAAAAATATTCATTTGATACTCCCAATCAGAAAATTTACTCATCCGACCGGACTATATATGAAAATTCACGCTAAAAAAGTGACCGCTATCACATTTTAATAATGTGCGAGAACAGTATTTACAGCTATTTGATTTCGCTAAAGGTTTTCACCAAGAGCCACAGCGTGGATTAGGAAATTCCACTGTGACTAGAGCAAAAACAGCAAGCGGTCACATTCCCCTAATATTTTGTAAATTTTTAGGAAAATTTGACCGCTTGTTTTGACATTACACGATAGCGCCCATCTCCCGACAGGTGCCGGTAATTATTTTAGAAAGGAATCCATCAAGTCTTTTGAAATCGGCATAAGACCTAGCTTTAGCCCCATCGGTTTAAAAACCTGATTAATCGTTTCTATACTATAGTTTCCTTTATCATTTTCGATATTAGAAAGAGTTTGCCGAGAAACTTTCGCTAATTTCAGATAATCTTGCTGGTTTATTCCCAATGCTTCCACTCTTAATCGACGCAGTGCTTGCCCTTGGCTAATCTCACCTTTTAAGAGCTGTACTATAATCGTTTCACGGATTAATTGTCGTTCAATGCCATTCACTTTAGAGCGCGTCGGTGAGGCATTTTTATGTTGAATCGTCATACCAGCCCCCAACGTTGTAACTTCTCAGGTAAGTAATCAAAACCAATGGCGGGAAAATCTAAAATGCTTTTCGGAACACCTCGCTTCGTAAGTCTAGATTTTAAATCTACTAATTGGGTCGCAAGCATTCTTAATTCTCTTAACAATATATCTGGTTCAATAAGGTCAGATAAACTGTCAGCTATTTTATCAAAGCGATATTCTCCGGCGAACTCTTGAGAGTTATCTCCATTTTTAGCCCAAGTGGTCGTTCTGATAATGCCTTCCGGATCTGCCCGCATCGGAGCAAAATCATAGATAGGGGATAGCCAAATACGATTATCATCACGTAAAAATGCAGTATTTCTGCCATGATTATCACTATTTCCAAAAGCAATATTCAACAAATCCCTTTTTACCCATTCAATAACAAAATGCCGGTTATCAAAATCATTAGAAAATTGCGAAGCTGAAATAACATTGAGTAAGTTGCGAATAGTCTGCTCATGATCAAGATTTCCACCATATTTTTGCAACATAGAATAAACCGATTCCATAGCATATCGCTCCCATTTTCCATCTTTGAACTTCATATCGAATCTAGGTAGCCATAAAGACGGATAACGTTCCCCTTCTTCTAATTTCATTAGATCAGTATCTATAGTTGAAAACCCTAATGCACGCAGCTCATGATAATAATGATATTCAGCTCTTAAAATATCACAGTCCAACTCTGAATAATTCCCACGAGGATATTTCACTAAATAAGCCGTATCGCAATCTAAACCTAATTGCAAATTATCAATCCAAACTTGTTTATCTTGGCGTTTAA contains these protein-coding regions:
- the yccS gene encoding YccS family putative transporter gives rise to the protein MKSLFKKIQTDWLSENIIKTFPIFIAINLVSVVVWQLQMSHLAMPLVLGVIAGGLVDLDSSLTGRVKNLALSLVAFSLSTLSAQWSLSVGWLFLPVAMVSTFALVMLGAIGQRYSTIAFGTLIVSVYTCLTYSADDSWYGSPLMILAGALLYGLVSIVVHLCFPNRLVQENLAKAYDALAAYLQAKSEYFDPDDDDLPAKQLALAKANQQVMAAFDQTRVSLFYRLQGQHRHVRTRRLLRYYFTAQDILERASSSHYQYHELFQQLSNSDLMFRFQRVMELQAIACQRIASALRHRESYQHSVRGEKALQGLLNSLNYHQARGLHSAHRWLSIAENLRNIEGQLSQIEQQTSVDNLRKDFAKSARLTAENVSGLRNMFSAIRSQCTLSSQLFRHALRLSLVVFACSLLVFLSGLDNKGYWILLTAIFVCQPNYSATKKRLIQRVIGTMLGVVVGYCFQYFSPSLEAQLGLITLTGSLYYFFRVSNYGSSTFFITLLVFVSLDVAGLGAQNALLPRLFDTLLGTAIAWLAVSFIYPDWKYLNLHQNLQNTLKASGQYLRHILAQLQFGYNDQLGYRVARRDVHNHISALSAVISNMHSEPQKYQNALHFAPTLLGVTYTLLGYISALGAYRVESHELNHHIDFSAIFFSQGKKVVKVLDEMTYAKASGAHIEQQLADIDQALNQFEIANQAGEDRLALVLTQQLRLIVQLLPQLQALVNKEHFYSQQH
- the thrC gene encoding threonine synthase; the protein is MNLYNIKHPEEQVNFAQGVRQGLGKDQGLFFPEVLPKFDDIEALLDLPLVERSQKILTALIGEELPQETVNAMVKNAFTFPAPLTKVNDDIYALELFHGPTLAFKDFGGRFMAQALASVRGDGKITILTATSGDTGAAVAHAFYGLENINVVILYPKGKISPLQEKLFCTLGGNIRTVAIESDFDACQALVKQAFDDAELRQAIGLNSANSINISRLLAQVCYYFEAVAQLPKEKRSDVVVSVPSGNFGNLTAGLIAKTLGLPIKRFIASTNANDTVPRYLKSGKWEPNATVATLSNAMDVSRPNNWPRVEELFKRNGWALTDLGSAALNDAETEAALKTQYAEGYLCEPHGAIAYQVLKDQLQAGETGIFLCTAHPAKFKESVERILEIELPLPEALDKHNKMELLSDTMPADFAKLREYLLAGN
- the uhpC gene encoding MFS transporter family glucose-6-phosphate receptor UhpC, with product MNIFKEAPDLPVTKTKEEIDKTYRYWRIQLMLVSYVGYAVFYFTRKGFNFVMPAMLTDLGLQKADIGMMGTAFYLTYGVSKFLSGVIGDRSNPRYFMGLGLMATGLVNIFFGMSSSIFMFVTLWMINAFFQGWGWPPCSKILNTWYSRNERGLWWAIWNTSHNLGGAVIPLLAGAATLAWGWRYGMIIPGVIAVVVGIGLCVLLRDRPASMGLPTVGEWRNDIAEQKHESDGLGLTTWEILKQYVFKNKIIWALAISYGLVYIVRTGINDWGNLYLTETHHYDLLQANTVIAFFEIGGFLGALFAGWGSDKFFKGNRTQMNIIYVLGIISVALGLWLIPSDDKFIMSSLFFLMGFFIFGPQFLIAMAAAENSHKYASGASTGFVSLFAYIGAAIAGLPLSLIIEQFKWNGFFSTLFIISLACALLLVLVFVLQNRRNQAIS
- a CDS encoding helix-turn-helix domain-containing protein; translation: MTIQHKNASPTRSKVNGIERQLIRETIIVQLLKGEISQGQALRRLRVEALGINQQDYLKLAKVSRQTLSNIENDKGNYSIETINQVFKPMGLKLGLMPISKDLMDSFLK
- a CDS encoding type II toxin-antitoxin system HipA family toxin produces the protein MSDISIKIKKLTLQTYVDNLWRDMAELYFNAQYELESMEYLTDYAVDFFGQANARSISINYPVNVFIDHADKLMTTLADIIPAGASRRYWLEALDIKHLSISHQNYLLLKNGAISPIGNVRVKEAVPEIQSERYFPLNVVQNRQSDFLEYANQTGAIVGGATGAGGEAPKLLLKRQDKQVWIDNLQLGLDCDTAYLVKYPRGNYSELDCDILRAEYHYYHELRALGFSTIDTDLMKLEEGERYPSLWLPRFDMKFKDGKWERYAMESVYSMLQKYGGNLDHEQTIRNLLNVISASQFSNDFDNRHFVIEWVKRDLLNIAFGNSDNHGRNTAFLRDDNRIWLSPIYDFAPMRADPEGIIRTTTWAKNGDNSQEFAGEYRFDKIADSLSDLIEPDILLRELRMLATQLVDLKSRLTKRGVPKSILDFPAIGFDYLPEKLQRWGLV